Below is a genomic region from Sphingomonas phyllosphaerae.
CGGGTGGCAACAGCGATTCGGGGCGGTCCTGCGCGATCGCCGCCGCCGCGAGGCCGAGCGCCGCGACGCCAGCCAGCGCGGCGCGTTTAGCCGGCGAGATTGCCAAGCTCGACCGCCTTCTCGACACGCGTGACCGGCTGCTCGGTCGCACGGCCCGCAAAGAAGAACAGCGCGCCCACCACGATCACCAGCAGCACGACGACGGAGACAATCAACCGGGTCATGTAATTCCCAACCTTTGCGCGCGACTTGTCACTCAGCCCCGGTGCGGCACGAGCCTGCTGTTGCCGGGACCGGAACGCGCTGTATAGCCGCAGGGACGATGTTGCAAAGCCCGCCCGTTCCGTCCCGCCGCTCGTCGCGCCGTCCGCATCGCTGGACCGGCCGCCCGATCGTGCTGGTGGGACTGATGGGCGCGGGCAAGTCGACAGTCGGCCGCCGCCTCGCGATGCGCCTCGCGCTGCCGTTCGTCGACGCGGATACCGAAATCGAAACCGCGGCCGGCATGTCGATTGCCGATATCTTCGCGCAATTCGGCGAGGATTATTTCCGCGACGGCGAGCGCCGGGTGATCCAGCGGCTGATCGACGGTCGCCCGAAAGTGATCGCGACCGGCGGGGGGGCATTCGTCAACGACGAAACGCGCGCGCTGATCCTGTCCGACGCGCTGGCAATCTGGCTCGACGCGCCGGTCGAGGTGCTCGCCGAGCGCGTCAAGCGTCGCGACACCCGCCCGCTGCTGCGCGGCAAGGACCCCGCGACCGTGCTGCGCGAGCTGGCGGCGGTCCGCAACCCGCTCTACGCGCTCGCGCATCTGCGCATCCCCAGCGCCAATACCCCGCACGACATGACGGTGCGCGCGATCATGGAGGCCCTGAGCAAATGACGACCGTGACCGTGGCGCTCGGCGACCGCAGCTATGACGTGCGGATCGAACCGGGACTGCTCGCGCGCGCGGGCGAGGCGCTAGCGCCGATTGTCGGCACGCGCCCGGTGGTGATCGTCGCCGACGCCAATGTCGTCGCGCATCTCGCCACGCTGACCGCCGCGCTCGACGTTGCCGGGATCCGCCACGCGGAGATCGTTTTGCCCGCCGGCGAAGGCTCAAAGAGCTGGGCGACGCTCGAGCGGCTCACCGACGAGTTGCTCGCGCTCGGCGTCGAACGTGGCGACCATGTCGTGGCACTCGGCGGCGGGGTGATCGGCGACCTTGTCGGCTTCGCAACCGCGATCCTCAAACGCGGCTGCGGCTTCGTGCAGATCCCCACCACCTTGTTGTCGCAGGTCGATTCGTCGGTCGGCGGCAAGACCGGAATCAACGCGCGGGCCGGCAAGAACCTGATCGGGGCCTTCCACCAGCCGAAGATCGTGCTGATCGACCCCGACGTGCTCGACACCCTGCCTGCGCGGCAAGTGCGCGCCGGCTATGCCGAGGTCGTCAAATACGGGTTGATCGACGACGCCGGCTTCTTCGCCTGGTGCGAGGCGAATGGCGCAAAGCTGCTCGCGGGCGATCCCGACGCGCGCGTCCACGCGATCGCGCACGCGGTCGCCGCCAAGGCGCGGATCGTCGGCGAGGACGAGTTCGAGACGACCGGCCGCCGCGCCTTGCTCAACCTCGGCCACACCTTCGGCCATGCGCTGGAGGCGGAAGCGGGCTTCTCCGACCGGCTGCTGCACGGCGAGGCGGTCGCCGCCGGTTGCGGCCTCGCCTTCGCCTTCTCCGCCGCGACCGGGCGCTGTTCGGCGGACGACGCCGCGCGCGTCGCCGCGCACTGGCGCGACAGCGGACTGCCCGATGGCCTGACGGCGTCGGGCATCACCGCTCCGCCCGCGCGGCTGGTCGAGCATATGCGCCACGACAAGAAGATGGCGGCCGGCACGCTGCCCTTCCTGCTCGCGCACGGCATCGGCCGGACCTACCTCGACAAGACGGTAGCGCTGGATGAGGTCGAGGCGTTCCTCGGCGAACCGGGACGGTAAGCCTACCGTTACTCCCCTCCCCCTTGTCATTCCCGCGAAGGCGGGAATCCAGAACCTCTGACGCTTCGCCTCTTGCGAAAACCTGCGCGTCTGGATTCCCGCCTTCGCGGGAATGACGGAGCACGCGGGGACAATGGCGAGGAACGCCGCTCCGAACTGCCCGTTACGGCTGCTCTGCCAAGGAGAGCCACATGCCGTATGTGAAGACGCGCGACGGGACCGACATCTACGTCAAGGACTGGGGCGAGGGTCGCCCGGTCGTTCTGATCCATGGCTGGCCGCTGTCCTCGGACAGCTGGGACCCGCAGATGAAGGCGCTCGCCGATGCCGGCTTCCGCGCCATCGCCTACGACCGCCGCGGGTTCGGCCGCTCGGGCCAGCCGTGGTCGGGCTATGATTACGACACACTCACCGACGACCTCCACGACGTGCTGGAAGCCGCCGGTGCGACACAGGACGTCACGCTGGTCGGCTTTTCGATGGGCGGCGGCGAGGTCGCGCGCTACCAGAGCCGCTATGACGGCAAGGGCGTCATTTCGGCGGCGCTGATCAGCTCGGTCGTGCCGTATATGCTCAAGACCGACGACAATCCCGATGGCGTACCCGAAGAGACGCTGCAACAGATCGCCGACGGCATCCTGAAAGATCGGCCGAACTTCTTCCGCACCTTCTTCAAGGACTTCTTCGGGGTCGGCTATGTCACCAGCCCGGTCAGCGAGGCGACGCTCGACTGGGCGTGGCGACTGGCGATGCAGGCCGGGCTGCAGCCGACGCTGAAATGCGCCGAAAGCTTCGGCCACACCGACTTCCGCCCCGACCTGCCGGCGTTTCGGGTGCCGACGCTGGTGCTGCACGGCACCGCGGACAAGACCGTTCCGATCGACACCAGCGGCCGCGCCGCGGCGGCGGGGATCGCGAACGCGCAACTGGTCGAATACGACGGCGCGCCGCACGGGCTGTTCGCGACCGAAGGCGAGCGGCTGACCGAGGATCTGCTGACGTTCCTCGGGAGGTAACCCGTCACCAACTTCCGTCACCCGGCGAAGGCCGGGGTCCAGCTGGGAAGGCGTGAGTTGTCACGCGACGGGCGTCGTCACCAGCGTCGCGCAACTGGACCCCGGCCTTCGCCGGGGTGACGGGGGAGGGGTGGGCAGTGGGCAGTGGGCAGCTTGGCCCTCAACCTCACTTCAACGGAACGATCACCTCATCCGGATGCGCGACGTTCAGCTCCTTGCGCACCAGCTCGTCAACCATATCCGGGTTCGCATGGCGCGGATCGAGCAAGGTCACACGGTTCTGCAACATCGTCCGCCGCTGGTCGAGCTGCGCATATTGCTTCTCGCGCGCGATCAGCTGCCGCTTGTAATCGCCCAGCGCGATCAGCCCGTTCGGCCCCAGCACCGCATAGGCGCCGAAGAACGCCATCACCGCCACCGCGAGGGCGGGGACGGCGGCACGCCGGAGCGTTTGCGAGAGGCGGTTGGACGGGCGAGGCATAACGCAAGCGATTCTCGCGAGTCGCCTCGCCCTTTGCAAGCCCTATCAGCGGTTCCGCAGCACGTCCCGGCCCGCATAGCGCGACATGCCGCCCAATTCCTCCTCGATCCGGATCAGCTGGTTGTACTTCGCGAGCCGGTCGGAGCGTGCGAGGCTGCCGGTCTTGATCTGTCCGCAATTGGTCGCGACCGCCAGATCGGCGATCGTCGAATCCTCGGTTTCGCCCGAGCGGTGCGACATCACCGCGGTATAGCCGGCGCGCTCGGCGACGCGGATCGCCTCCAGCGTCTCCGACAGCGTGCCGATCTGATTGACCTTCACCAGCAGCGAGTTGGCGAGCCCCTGCCCGATCCCGTCGCGCAGCCGCTTCGGGTTGGTGACGAACAGATCGTCGCCGACCAGCTGCACCTTCTTGCCGATCGCGTCGGTCAGCGCCTTCCAGCCCTCGAAATCGTCCTCGGCCATGCCGTCCTCGATCGAGAAGATCGGATAGCGCGCGGCGAGATCGGCGAGATATTCGGCCATCGCGCCCGGCTCGAGCGTCAGGTTCTCGCCCGAAATGACATACTTGCCGTCCTTGAAGAACTCGGTCGCCGCGCAATCGAGCGCCAGCATCACGTCGTCGCCCGGCGTGTAGCCCGCGCGCTCGATCGAGGTCATGATGAAGTCGAGCGCATCGGTGGTGCTGGCGAGGTTCGGCGCGAACCCGCCCTCGTCGCCGACCGCGGTCGCCAAGCCCTTTTCGCTCAACCCCTTCTTGAGCGTGTGGAAGATCTCCGAACCGCAGCGCACCGCCTCGGCCAGCGATTCCGCGCCGA
It encodes:
- the eno gene encoding phosphopyruvate hydratase translates to MTAIIDLHGRQIIDSRGNPTVEVDVLLDDGSFGRAAVPSGASTGAHEAVEKRDGDKTRWGGKGVDEAVEAVNDEIADAIIGLDAEDQLEIDQTMIELDGTENKGRLGANAILGVSLAVAKAAADARGLPLYRYVGGVAAHVLPVPMMNIINGGEHADNPIDFQEFMIVPVGAESLAEAVRCGSEIFHTLKKGLSEKGLATAVGDEGGFAPNLASTTDALDFIMTSIERAGYTPGDDVMLALDCAATEFFKDGKYVISGENLTLEPGAMAEYLADLAARYPIFSIEDGMAEDDFEGWKALTDAIGKKVQLVGDDLFVTNPKRLRDGIGQGLANSLLVKVNQIGTLSETLEAIRVAERAGYTAVMSHRSGETEDSTIADLAVATNCGQIKTGSLARSDRLAKYNQLIRIEEELGGMSRYAGRDVLRNR
- the aroB gene encoding 3-dehydroquinate synthase; the encoded protein is MTTVTVALGDRSYDVRIEPGLLARAGEALAPIVGTRPVVIVADANVVAHLATLTAALDVAGIRHAEIVLPAGEGSKSWATLERLTDELLALGVERGDHVVALGGGVIGDLVGFATAILKRGCGFVQIPTTLLSQVDSSVGGKTGINARAGKNLIGAFHQPKIVLIDPDVLDTLPARQVRAGYAEVVKYGLIDDAGFFAWCEANGAKLLAGDPDARVHAIAHAVAAKARIVGEDEFETTGRRALLNLGHTFGHALEAEAGFSDRLLHGEAVAAGCGLAFAFSAATGRCSADDAARVAAHWRDSGLPDGLTASGITAPPARLVEHMRHDKKMAAGTLPFLLAHGIGRTYLDKTVALDEVEAFLGEPGR
- a CDS encoding septum formation initiator family protein; protein product: MPRPSNRLSQTLRRAAVPALAVAVMAFFGAYAVLGPNGLIALGDYKRQLIAREKQYAQLDQRRTMLQNRVTLLDPRHANPDMVDELVRKELNVAHPDEVIVPLK
- a CDS encoding shikimate kinase, which produces MLQSPPVPSRRSSRRPHRWTGRPIVLVGLMGAGKSTVGRRLAMRLALPFVDADTEIETAAGMSIADIFAQFGEDYFRDGERRVIQRLIDGRPKVIATGGGAFVNDETRALILSDALAIWLDAPVEVLAERVKRRDTRPLLRGKDPATVLRELAAVRNPLYALAHLRIPSANTPHDMTVRAIMEALSK
- a CDS encoding alpha/beta hydrolase; the protein is MPYVKTRDGTDIYVKDWGEGRPVVLIHGWPLSSDSWDPQMKALADAGFRAIAYDRRGFGRSGQPWSGYDYDTLTDDLHDVLEAAGATQDVTLVGFSMGGGEVARYQSRYDGKGVISAALISSVVPYMLKTDDNPDGVPEETLQQIADGILKDRPNFFRTFFKDFFGVGYVTSPVSEATLDWAWRLAMQAGLQPTLKCAESFGHTDFRPDLPAFRVPTLVLHGTADKTVPIDTSGRAAAAGIANAQLVEYDGAPHGLFATEGERLTEDLLTFLGR